The Scytonema hofmannii PCC 7110 genome includes a region encoding these proteins:
- a CDS encoding ATP-binding protein → MSNPRHFPTTLLAESPTEKLLYFDKYTMAHPRLQEAFNLLKLAVSNSSESRIIFIYGPTGVGKTTLRLLIEKWLVESSLPQLEIDPGFLPYASVEAVIQKSGLFNSKDHIKRCLFALNEPLIDHKIDYGTRGIYHNNLGQIVIESKVIETDLGWALEQALKHGKPKIFFIDEAHHMLMVASGRKLTDLPEAIKSLANRTGVVHGLVGTYELLTLHDIGDQLSRRSVYLHFPRYHADIEQDREVFQSVVWGFQLRMPLPQEPDLVSHWDYCYERSLGCVGILKNWFQNALFDAITDGSDSVGLKHLERRALSVTQCRNILKKIKEGEKNHAQLEAEVQQLRAELGLPINEDHLDNDMKKVEIQPQQDDSTSRRVRKKVGKPLPKRHQVEI, encoded by the coding sequence ATGTCTAATCCCAGGCATTTTCCCACTACATTACTGGCAGAATCACCAACAGAAAAGCTCTTGTACTTTGACAAGTATACAATGGCACACCCTCGCCTACAAGAAGCCTTTAATTTGCTCAAGCTGGCGGTTAGTAATTCTTCTGAGTCACGAATAATTTTTATTTATGGTCCAACAGGAGTTGGTAAAACTACCCTACGCTTATTAATTGAAAAGTGGTTAGTTGAGTCGTCATTACCACAACTAGAAATTGACCCTGGGTTCTTACCATATGCATCCGTTGAGGCAGTCATCCAAAAATCCGGTTTGTTTAACTCAAAAGACCATATTAAACGCTGCTTATTTGCCCTAAACGAACCACTAATTGACCACAAGATAGACTATGGTACGCGAGGTATTTATCACAACAATTTAGGGCAAATTGTGATTGAATCAAAAGTTATTGAAACTGATTTGGGATGGGCATTAGAGCAAGCTCTTAAACACGGGAAACCTAAAATCTTTTTTATTGATGAAGCTCATCATATGCTCATGGTCGCTTCTGGACGCAAGTTAACAGATTTACCTGAAGCAATAAAGTCCTTAGCCAACAGAACTGGAGTTGTGCATGGATTGGTAGGTACATACGAATTGCTGACCCTACACGATATCGGCGACCAGTTGAGCCGACGTAGTGTCTACTTACATTTTCCCCGTTACCATGCTGATATAGAACAAGATAGAGAAGTCTTCCAAAGTGTGGTTTGGGGTTTTCAACTCAGGATGCCATTACCCCAAGAACCAGATTTAGTATCCCATTGGGATTACTGTTACGAGAGAAGTTTGGGTTGTGTAGGGATTCTGAAAAACTGGTTTCAAAATGCGTTGTTCGATGCAATCACTGATGGCTCTGATTCTGTTGGACTTAAGCACCTAGAACGTCGCGCCCTATCGGTTACCCAATGCCGAAATATCCTCAAAAAAATTAAAGAAGGTGAGAAAAATCATGCACAACTCGAAGCGGAAGTTCAGCAACTGCGTGCAGAATTGGGTTTACCAATAAATGAAGATCATCTTGATAATGATATGAAAAAAGTTGAGATTCAACCACAACAGGATGACTCAACTTCTAGAAGAGTGCGTAAGAAAGTCGGAAAACCATTACCTAAGCGTCATCAAGTAGAAATATGA
- a CDS encoding TniQ family protein, producing the protein MSHVPILNLKIYPSWDTQKSPIPPRSRLYNLEPIGIGTPYVESLTSYVTRLAEQHCITTRRLFLNEIAPLMSRETKFLKSNNSRDESISEILRIGRDRTTTNGMGLIASNLIHAMSTLTKRTDLHFLTLTPWVKVLSKRCLLRHKRAWCPFCYQEWRDNSKSIYEPLIWCINVVEICPIHNHTFVSVCPHCLTQQLVFSGDSQPGHCNKCGKWLGSSQYKNCEVDKMNTRDEIAWQLYVANELGDLIAATSTIKSTLDSNRISNNITTFINQIFQSNQSALSRTIIVNEATIGLWRKGKVIPQLDKLLLLTHYAKIKLLNFLTTDVLFFENFVRVPNPNQTEKSRKSYKRVSSEKKQVFNIILQEVINEYPPPSLEDVALRLNKSSNFLQHHFPELSQIIKVNYADYKSLIRHQKIQPVLELALQEFPPPSFGEISRRLGYKNNSYLYRYFPELSRSISKRYQEYNNVIGKEKRELVCQEIQNTAQLLHSQGQKPTQRRVTQLLTKPGVMRNLWVRSYLREVQQSLGYD; encoded by the coding sequence ATGAGTCATGTCCCTATATTAAACCTAAAAATTTACCCATCTTGGGATACGCAAAAATCTCCGATTCCACCAAGAAGTCGTTTATATAATCTAGAGCCAATTGGTATAGGAACTCCTTATGTAGAAAGTTTAACAAGCTATGTCACTCGACTAGCTGAACAACATTGCATTACTACTAGGCGGCTATTTCTAAATGAAATTGCCCCACTTATGAGTAGAGAAACAAAATTTTTAAAATCCAACAATTCCAGAGATGAAAGTATCAGTGAAATACTGAGAATTGGTAGGGATAGAACAACAACTAATGGCATGGGCTTGATTGCCAGTAATTTAATACATGCAATGTCTACTTTGACAAAACGAACAGACCTACATTTTCTTACCCTCACTCCTTGGGTTAAAGTCCTTTCCAAAAGGTGTTTACTTCGCCATAAACGTGCTTGGTGTCCCTTTTGTTATCAAGAATGGCGTGATAATAGTAAGAGTATTTATGAGCCACTTATTTGGTGTATCAATGTAGTTGAAATTTGTCCCATCCACAATCACACGTTTGTGTCTGTATGTCCTCATTGTTTGACTCAACAACTTGTATTTTCTGGCGATTCCCAACCAGGACACTGTAATAAATGCGGTAAATGGCTGGGGAGTTCCCAATATAAAAATTGTGAAGTAGATAAAATGAATACCAGAGATGAAATTGCTTGGCAACTTTACGTTGCTAACGAGTTAGGAGACTTAATCGCAGCTACATCAACTATCAAATCTACTCTCGATTCAAATCGAATTAGTAATAACATTACTACTTTTATTAATCAAATATTTCAATCAAATCAATCTGCTTTATCCCGTACCATCATTGTAAATGAAGCAACAATTGGTTTATGGCGCAAGGGAAAGGTAATACCTCAACTAGATAAGCTTTTGTTGTTAACTCATTATGCGAAAATCAAATTGCTAAATTTTTTGACAACAGATGTGTTGTTTTTTGAGAATTTTGTTCGCGTTCCGAACCCCAATCAAACTGAGAAGTCAAGAAAATCTTATAAGAGAGTAAGTTCAGAGAAAAAACAAGTTTTCAATATAATTCTTCAAGAAGTAATTAATGAATACCCACCGCCTTCTTTAGAAGATGTTGCTCTTCGTTTAAATAAGAGTTCAAATTTTTTACAGCATCATTTTCCCGAATTATCCCAAATCATTAAAGTTAATTATGCTGATTATAAAAGCTTGATTAGACACCAAAAAATTCAACCTGTTCTTGAACTAGCACTTCAGGAATTTCCACCTCCTTCATTTGGAGAAATTTCTCGACGACTAGGCTACAAAAATAACAGCTATTTATACAGATATTTTCCTGAGCTTTCTCGTTCTATCTCCAAACGTTACCAAGAATACAATAATGTAATTGGTAAGGAAAAAAGAGAACTTGTATGCCAAGAAATACAAAATACTGCTCAATTGCTTCATTCACAAGGACAAAAACCTACACAACGTCGGGTTACTCAACTTCTTACCAAGCCTGGTGTGATGCGTAACCTCTGGGTTCGGTCTTACTTACGTGAAGTTCAACAGTCTCTTGGCTATGATTAA
- a CDS encoding TnsA endonuclease N-terminal domain-containing protein, protein MLTDDEFGKWCIDLKLPELTVKTIQAIRQSEPARRVGGGRKNVSGFYPSKKNKKTIQFESHKVELPFIYELEHSDEVLEFYDQPPAFKIKYQSLLGRQLGFFYTPDFFIIRKNGAGWVECKTETELQKLVVKQPHRYVREENGCWVSPPASE, encoded by the coding sequence ATGCTTACCGATGATGAATTTGGAAAATGGTGTATTGACCTGAAGTTGCCCGAATTAACTGTAAAAACGATTCAAGCAATCCGTCAGAGCGAACCGGCTCGACGAGTTGGGGGTGGAAGAAAAAATGTTTCGGGTTTTTATCCTAGCAAAAAAAACAAAAAAACTATTCAGTTCGAGTCTCATAAAGTTGAGCTTCCCTTTATCTATGAACTGGAACATTCGGACGAGGTTCTAGAATTTTATGACCAACCGCCTGCATTTAAAATTAAATATCAATCTTTATTAGGGCGTCAATTAGGATTTTTCTACACCCCAGATTTTTTTATCATTAGAAAAAATGGTGCCGGTTGGGTAGAATGCAAAACAGAAACTGAGTTACAAAAGCTGGTAGTTAAACAGCCTCATCGTTATGTAAGAGAAGAAAATGGTTGCTGGGTATCACCACCAGCTTCTGAATAG